One Triticum dicoccoides isolate Atlit2015 ecotype Zavitan chromosome 5B, WEW_v2.0, whole genome shotgun sequence genomic window carries:
- the LOC119312411 gene encoding non-specific lipid-transfer protein A-like, giving the protein MSTALSPAHASFVESVEYSTMAPSTRRANAILVVVMLLAAAMAALAADVLVAEAAAEVSCGDAVSALIPCGSFLVGAVAGAPSESCCRGAQGLRRTAGTPGARRALCRCLEQSGPSFGVLPDRARQLPALCKLGISIPVSPHTDCDK; this is encoded by the coding sequence ATGTCTACAGCACTCTCTCCAGCCCACGCATCGTTCGTCGAGAGCGTAGAGTACAGCACGATGGCGCCTAGCACTCGTAGGGCCAATGCCATCCTCGTCGTGGTGATGCTCCTCGCGGCTGCCATGGCAGCGCTGGCAGCCGACGTGCTGGTCGCCGAGGCGGCGGCTGAGGTGTCGTGCGGGGACGCGGTGAGCGCGCTGATCCCGTGCGGGTCGTTCCTGGTGGGCGCCGTCGCCGGGGCGCCGAGCGAGAGCTGCTGCCGCGGCGCGCAGGGGCTGCGGAGGACGGCGGGCACGCCAGGCGCGCGGCGCGCGCTCTGCAGGTGCCTGGAGCAGTCCGGCCCGTCCTTCGGCGTGCTCCCGGACCGCGCCCGGCAGCTACCCGCGCTCTGCAAGCTCGGCATCTCCATCCCCGTCAGCCCCCACACCGACTGCGACAAGTAA